In one window of Lewinella sp. 4G2 DNA:
- a CDS encoding sodium:solute symporter family protein, with amino-acid sequence MRPLLLLFGLLGLAALYLGFFTDNDVNWPAFISMSVFYAIVYYVGILAGKKKDAEANDADGMMLAGRGVPVWIGIFTMSATWVGGGFINGTAEMTATSGLVWVQAPWGYALSLVIGGLFFARTMRRRQYRTMLDPLEERYGKRMTALLFLPALTGELFWTAAILTALGATFGTVLNIDLETAILLSATIAVAYTAIGGLWAVAMTDVVQLLILFVGLALIVPITLDYTGGFSATYAAYQDKFGAAASLLPSREALGDSYWTWWDYALLLIFGGIPWQVYFQRVLSARDENSAVRLSLIAGVVCVLAAVAPVLIGMVSATVDWSAISAGAPPEASATLPWVVRYLTSPWVAVIGLGAVAAAVMSSVDSSVLSASSMGVWNVYRPLVDPGLPDSKLAKFIQRSIWIVGVAATLIAFRVQSVYELWFLCSDFVYCLLFPALVCALFDPRANWQGALVGFLIAAFLRFGGGDATLGLPDYLPYPADFPFRTFAMGCGLVGILVVSRVADRAGT; translated from the coding sequence TTGCGACCGCTATTGCTACTTTTTGGCCTACTAGGATTGGCTGCCCTCTACCTCGGATTTTTTACAGATAACGACGTGAACTGGCCGGCCTTCATCAGTATGTCCGTCTTCTACGCCATCGTTTATTACGTGGGCATCCTGGCGGGTAAGAAGAAGGACGCCGAAGCGAATGATGCCGACGGGATGATGCTCGCCGGGCGGGGCGTCCCGGTGTGGATCGGTATTTTCACCATGTCCGCCACTTGGGTCGGTGGTGGCTTTATCAACGGTACAGCCGAGATGACGGCGACGAGCGGATTAGTGTGGGTCCAGGCACCGTGGGGCTACGCCCTGTCCCTCGTGATCGGTGGATTGTTTTTCGCCCGGACGATGCGCCGCCGCCAGTACCGGACGATGCTCGACCCCCTGGAAGAACGGTACGGCAAACGGATGACTGCCCTCCTCTTCCTGCCGGCCCTCACGGGTGAATTATTCTGGACGGCCGCCATTCTGACGGCACTGGGGGCGACGTTCGGCACGGTACTCAATATCGACCTGGAGACGGCCATCCTGCTGTCTGCCACGATTGCCGTGGCCTATACCGCGATCGGTGGATTGTGGGCGGTGGCCATGACGGACGTGGTGCAACTCCTCATTTTATTCGTGGGCCTGGCCCTGATCGTTCCCATCACCCTGGATTACACCGGTGGTTTTTCGGCCACCTACGCGGCCTACCAGGACAAGTTCGGCGCGGCGGCCAGTCTGCTGCCCTCCCGGGAAGCACTCGGCGATAGTTACTGGACCTGGTGGGATTACGCGCTGTTGCTCATCTTCGGTGGCATCCCCTGGCAGGTCTATTTCCAGCGGGTGCTGTCGGCGCGGGATGAGAACTCGGCCGTTCGGCTCAGCCTGATCGCCGGCGTCGTGTGCGTCCTGGCGGCGGTGGCTCCGGTGCTGATCGGCATGGTTTCGGCGACGGTGGATTGGTCCGCCATCAGTGCGGGCGCACCTCCGGAGGCAAGTGCGACGCTGCCGTGGGTGGTCCGCTATCTCACTTCGCCGTGGGTGGCAGTAATTGGTTTGGGTGCGGTGGCGGCGGCGGTGATGTCGAGCGTGGATAGCTCCGTTCTGAGCGCTTCCAGCATGGGCGTTTGGAATGTCTACCGCCCACTGGTGGACCCTGGGTTACCGGATTCTAAACTTGCCAAATTCATCCAGCGCAGCATTTGGATAGTAGGGGTAGCAGCTACCCTGATCGCCTTTCGGGTGCAGAGCGTGTACGAGTTGTGGTTTTTGTGCTCGGACTTCGTGTACTGCCTGCTGTTCCCCGCTCTGGTTTGTGCGTTGTTTGATCCCCGGGCGAATTGGCAGGGTGCGCTGGTAGGTTTTCTGATAGCGGCCTTCCTCCGTTTTGGGGGAGGGGATGCTACGCTGGGTTTGCCGGACTACCTCCCCTACCCCGCTGATTTCCCGTTCCGGACGTTTGCGATGGGGTGTGGATTGGTAGGGATATTGGTGGTGAGCCGGGTTGCGGATAGAGCCGGTACTTAA
- a CDS encoding glycosyltransferase family 39 protein, with amino-acid sequence MHQTIHSFRFCFILLLLAIGVSLLQHGPHLNTEIQGVHGIRQAQTVWNIRNFVRHDANIFNPRSYDVTGFKSDIQRREFPIMQWSIAMVQKVTGESILTVRLSIFLICAFSVLGMFFLVHRFTNSWPAALLTAVLLQYSPVFYYYAINPLPDHLALAAAIWYVYFIVTHRESQRRKHLWAASLCLLLATLAKLPYLMFAIVSIVYFLMDLFGKSSQKRQPFAYAGIQLLTVAPALAWYAWVIPTWTDNPVLTGGMDGETDWELIRYLLKWHYDKMFPYLITIPPMWVPFWIGLIQLFRKAKQYPWIWALAGITCLFLALELQPIYTNHDYYLMPFFAWLLPVMGLGFKWLLDVPYLKYITPAFCIWAALYAPSRTDAWWGVKESWVNEDILAYSEELKAAVPRDALCLIMSEQSNDVVAYRIDKRGHAFTEPIPVEWVNDLVSNHNINYLYSTLEEWHNSAELVPYVDSVLLARGSVKVLKLKSPEPTPPPSNSSTSGNE; translated from the coding sequence ATGCACCAGACCATCCACTCGTTTCGGTTCTGCTTTATCCTGCTTTTGCTGGCCATCGGCGTCAGCTTGCTGCAGCACGGGCCGCATTTAAATACGGAGATTCAGGGGGTGCACGGGATCCGCCAGGCGCAGACGGTGTGGAACATCCGCAACTTCGTCCGCCACGACGCGAATATCTTTAACCCGCGCAGCTACGACGTAACGGGGTTCAAGAGTGATATCCAGCGGAGGGAATTCCCCATCATGCAGTGGTCCATCGCCATGGTACAAAAGGTGACTGGGGAGAGTATCCTGACCGTGCGCCTGAGCATTTTCCTCATCTGTGCCTTTTCGGTGCTTGGGATGTTCTTCCTCGTTCACCGCTTCACCAACAGCTGGCCGGCGGCGCTACTGACGGCCGTGCTGTTGCAGTACTCCCCCGTGTTTTATTACTACGCTATCAACCCGCTGCCGGATCATTTGGCGCTGGCCGCGGCCATTTGGTACGTCTACTTCATCGTCACCCACCGGGAAAGCCAGCGGCGAAAGCACTTGTGGGCGGCGAGCCTCTGCCTCCTGCTGGCCACGCTAGCGAAGTTGCCTTACCTGATGTTCGCCATCGTGAGCATTGTCTACTTCCTGATGGACCTATTCGGGAAGTCATCCCAAAAGCGCCAGCCCTTCGCCTACGCCGGCATCCAATTACTGACGGTGGCCCCCGCCCTGGCCTGGTACGCGTGGGTCATCCCGACCTGGACGGACAACCCCGTCCTCACCGGCGGCATGGACGGGGAAACGGACTGGGAACTCATCCGCTACCTGCTGAAATGGCACTACGATAAGATGTTCCCCTACCTCATTACCATCCCGCCCATGTGGGTACCGTTTTGGATTGGGCTCATCCAGCTATTCCGCAAAGCCAAACAGTATCCGTGGATTTGGGCGCTGGCGGGCATCACCTGTCTTTTCCTCGCGCTGGAACTACAACCGATTTATACCAACCACGACTACTACCTGATGCCCTTCTTCGCCTGGTTACTTCCCGTAATGGGATTAGGCTTCAAGTGGCTGTTGGACGTCCCCTACCTCAAGTACATCACTCCCGCCTTTTGCATTTGGGCGGCCCTTTACGCACCGAGCCGGACGGATGCCTGGTGGGGCGTCAAGGAATCCTGGGTCAACGAAGACATCCTGGCTTACTCCGAAGAACTGAAGGCGGCCGTCCCCCGCGATGCCCTGTGCCTCATCATGAGCGAGCAATCCAACGACGTGGTGGCCTACCGGATCGATAAGCGGGGGCACGCCTTTACGGAACCCATACCCGTGGAGTGGGTCAACGACTTGGTGAGTAACCACAACATTAACTACCTCTACTCCACGCTGGAGGAGTGGCACAATTCGGCGGAGTTGGTTCCCTACGTAGATAGCGTACTTTTGGCCCGCGGTAGCGTCAAGGTCCTCAAATTGAAATCACCAGAGCCTACCCCTCCACCATCCAATTCTTCTACCTCAGGTAATGAGTGA
- a CDS encoding membrane dipeptidase yields MFFDLHCHPALKSFLTDEKPEKRDDCWTTYRNCIDFTVGSIIDSQASYRQIERGRTNVAVAALYSFENGLDEIGLIKRIAPIISQLDKDMVSDIKPAAYYDKLMEEVRHLEGSLEPKGGRRPFQIVSRAADIDPEVNNLVLSIEGAHVLTPNEGDDPIAKLDELKRFRHKILYLTLCHFTKNPLCNHAFAMKLVNPEKAPVFFPAGTGLTDLGKRVIHHAYDDSAGRRILLDVKHLSLSGRQQFYDWKVSDAAIKNLPIIASHVGITGHSWTPESRSRLHKEVKYLRALGQVAIKYDRLPGLELDGLQSYFNPASINLYDEDIEAIVQSGGLIGIMMDQRQLGAGKKPFEYFAKEDHDQLYALPTQFDADTRTEGQRMELASDESEVVEDLTQDGLSEYFSLPSFSAGEMVSGLRENVKELFGGEDEGEDQPSTYDTDRRSLGGDRVRSYRKLGKRKRLHLLHIANNLLHVAKIGGAEAWKVVCIGSDFDGLVDAPNNCVNTTEFSELEAHLYEIIIDLIEADGPGFRERYHLGDVRWQLRRVMYDNGREFLDRWL; encoded by the coding sequence ATGTTTTTTGACCTCCACTGCCACCCCGCCCTCAAATCATTTCTCACCGATGAAAAACCAGAGAAACGGGATGATTGCTGGACGACCTACCGCAACTGTATCGACTTTACGGTAGGTAGCATCATCGACTCTCAGGCCAGCTACCGGCAGATTGAGCGCGGCCGTACCAACGTGGCGGTGGCAGCCCTTTACTCTTTTGAGAACGGCCTCGACGAAATCGGGCTGATCAAAAGGATCGCACCCATCATTTCCCAGTTGGATAAGGATATGGTGAGCGACATCAAGCCGGCAGCCTACTACGATAAGTTGATGGAGGAGGTCCGCCATCTGGAAGGGAGCCTTGAGCCTAAGGGCGGGCGCAGACCATTCCAAATTGTTTCCCGGGCGGCCGACATCGACCCCGAAGTCAATAACCTGGTGCTTTCCATTGAGGGTGCCCACGTGCTTACGCCGAATGAGGGGGATGACCCCATCGCCAAGTTAGACGAACTCAAACGGTTTCGCCACAAAATTCTTTACCTGACGCTGTGCCACTTCACCAAGAACCCACTTTGTAACCACGCCTTTGCGATGAAGCTGGTGAACCCCGAAAAAGCCCCGGTCTTCTTCCCCGCGGGAACCGGCCTGACCGACCTGGGAAAGCGGGTTATACACCACGCCTACGATGACAGCGCAGGGCGACGGATTTTACTGGACGTGAAGCACCTCAGCCTATCCGGACGGCAACAGTTTTACGATTGGAAGGTTAGCGATGCTGCGATTAAGAATTTACCCATCATTGCTTCGCACGTCGGCATTACTGGACACAGTTGGACACCGGAAAGTAGAAGCCGGCTGCACAAGGAAGTCAAGTACCTCCGCGCATTGGGCCAGGTGGCCATCAAGTACGATCGCTTACCCGGCCTGGAACTGGATGGACTACAATCCTACTTCAATCCCGCTTCCATTAACCTGTATGATGAGGACATTGAGGCGATCGTCCAGTCTGGTGGCCTGATTGGAATCATGATGGACCAACGGCAATTGGGGGCGGGCAAAAAACCATTTGAGTACTTCGCCAAGGAAGACCACGACCAACTGTACGCACTCCCCACTCAGTTTGATGCGGATACGCGAACGGAAGGGCAGCGCATGGAATTGGCCAGCGATGAATCTGAAGTAGTCGAGGACCTCACGCAGGATGGGCTCTCCGAGTATTTCTCCCTCCCCAGTTTCAGTGCCGGCGAAATGGTAAGTGGTCTCAGGGAGAACGTCAAGGAACTATTCGGCGGAGAAGATGAAGGCGAAGACCAACCATCAACTTACGATACGGATCGGAGGTCTTTGGGAGGAGATAGGGTACGCTCTTATCGAAAGCTCGGCAAACGGAAACGGCTACACCTATTGCACATTGCGAACAACCTCCTGCACGTGGCCAAGATCGGCGGCGCAGAAGCCTGGAAGGTCGTGTGTATCGGTTCAGACTTCGATGGACTGGTGGACGCGCCCAACAACTGCGTCAACACGACTGAGTTCAGTGAGTTGGAGGCCCACCTTTACGAGATCATCATTGACCTGATTGAGGCTGATGGCCCGGGCTTTCGGGAGCGCTATCACCTGGGCGACGTCCGCTGGCAATTGCGCCGGGTGATGTACGATAACGGCAGGGAGTTTCTGGACCGTTGGTTATAG
- a CDS encoding NAD(P)/FAD-dependent oxidoreductase, translating to MDSLTQSRPQTLIIGGGAAGFFTAIQRAHHFPEEEITILERGKGVLEKVRISGGGRCNVTHACWDPRELVKYYPRGGKELLGPFNNFACGDTMGWFEDRGVPLKIEEDGRIFPTSDSSQSIIDCLWNTAKAKGIRVLTKTRLVDLSIPEEDGKWKVTSTAGEHVADRLVITTGSNPAVWKILKKIGHQLIDPVPSLFAFDTKDTRLRGLSGISLPWAQLHIEGEKLKADGPLLITHRGLSGPAVLRLSAWGARDLAPHKYNFKLVVNWLAMRPVDVEAALKDIQQSEAKRQLGTRAQFDLPVRLWKSLVEAAGIPAEKKWAELSKQSRAALVVQLTAAKFNITGKSTNKEEFTTAGGVDLKEIDFRSFRSKVHPTLFLAGEVLDIDAITGGFNFQAAWTGGYLIGRSK from the coding sequence ATCGACTCCTTAACTCAATCACGACCCCAAACGCTCATCATCGGCGGAGGCGCGGCCGGCTTTTTTACCGCCATCCAACGCGCCCACCACTTTCCGGAAGAGGAGATCACCATCCTGGAACGGGGTAAGGGGGTACTGGAGAAGGTGCGGATATCCGGTGGCGGGCGCTGCAACGTGACCCACGCCTGCTGGGACCCACGGGAGCTCGTCAAGTATTACCCGCGGGGCGGGAAAGAATTGCTTGGCCCCTTCAACAACTTTGCCTGCGGGGATACGATGGGCTGGTTCGAAGATCGGGGCGTCCCCCTAAAGATCGAGGAGGACGGGCGGATTTTTCCTACCTCCGATTCCTCCCAAAGCATCATCGATTGTTTGTGGAATACGGCAAAGGCTAAGGGCATCCGGGTGCTGACGAAAACGCGGCTCGTCGACCTTAGCATTCCCGAGGAGGACGGTAAGTGGAAGGTGACCTCCACGGCGGGAGAACACGTGGCGGACCGGCTGGTCATCACTACGGGAAGTAACCCAGCGGTCTGGAAGATCCTCAAGAAAATTGGCCACCAACTGATTGACCCAGTGCCCAGTCTCTTTGCTTTTGACACCAAGGATACGCGGCTGCGCGGTTTGTCAGGTATTTCTCTGCCCTGGGCACAACTCCACATTGAGGGAGAGAAGTTGAAGGCGGATGGCCCCTTACTCATCACCCACCGGGGGCTGAGTGGCCCGGCGGTACTGCGCCTTTCGGCCTGGGGGGCAAGGGACCTGGCGCCGCATAAGTACAATTTTAAGCTCGTCGTCAACTGGTTGGCGATGCGGCCCGTCGACGTGGAGGCGGCCCTGAAGGACATCCAACAATCGGAGGCTAAGCGCCAGTTGGGAACCCGGGCCCAGTTCGATTTACCGGTCCGCTTGTGGAAATCCCTGGTGGAAGCTGCGGGCATCCCCGCCGAAAAGAAATGGGCGGAACTCAGCAAGCAATCCCGGGCGGCGCTGGTGGTTCAGTTGACGGCCGCCAAGTTTAACATTACGGGGAAGAGTACCAATAAGGAGGAGTTCACTACTGCGGGTGGAGTTGATTTGAAAGAGATCGACTTCCGGTCCTTTCGGTCAAAGGTCCACCCTACCCTTTTTCTGGCAGGGGAAGTGCTGGACATTGATGCCATCACGGGTGGGTTTAATTTTCAGGCGGCCTGGACGGGTGGTTACCTCATCGGTCGTAGCAAGTAG
- a CDS encoding peptidase domain-containing ABC transporter: MTQTPPVKRFWSLLTQYRSELRAIYVFAILNGIVNLSLPLGIQAIINFIQAGEATSSWVFLVCIVLAGITITGILQVLQLRILEDVQQNLFARSAFEFAYRLPKISFIQLDRVHAPELANRFFDTLTIQKGLPKIVIDFSLAAFQIVFGMIVLAIYSPYFIILAVSLVLILYVIFKVTGPRGLDTSLMESKYKYRLVHWLEEISRNNRTFKLNTSSKFHLDRTDDIVEGYLSNREKHFQVIINQYRAFIGFKVFIAAGLLFLGGWLVFAQEMNIGQFVAAEIIIILIINSVEKVMRIIDTIYDVLTALDKIGYVTDLELDSNSGMATVDQDSPIGIRASEIEFSFPGDRHNVIDNLSFNIAAGEKVILTGKTGSGKTVLLQVLAGIYQLNDGEIYLNGIPLTTYNREALNHKLGVAYPTNQIFEGTLRENITLGREINGQRLAEVTELLRLNDYLVHQPKGLDSFVDSGGRRLPRSIIQKIMIARLIIGSPKLLLMEDPLMFVSDDEKDRIIEYMMSPDRPWTAVVVSNYHYWGKRATTTLNLDR, encoded by the coding sequence ATGACCCAAACGCCGCCCGTCAAAAGGTTTTGGAGCCTACTTACTCAGTACCGATCGGAACTGAGGGCGATTTACGTATTCGCCATCCTTAATGGTATTGTTAACCTGAGTTTACCGCTGGGTATACAGGCCATCATCAATTTCATCCAGGCGGGGGAAGCTACTTCCTCGTGGGTATTCCTGGTGTGTATTGTCCTTGCCGGCATCACCATTACGGGGATTCTTCAGGTCCTGCAGCTCCGTATTTTGGAGGACGTGCAACAGAATCTGTTCGCTCGCTCCGCCTTTGAGTTTGCTTACCGCCTACCTAAGATCAGTTTTATTCAGCTGGACCGCGTCCACGCACCCGAGCTCGCTAATCGCTTTTTCGATACGCTCACGATTCAAAAGGGTTTGCCAAAGATCGTGATCGACTTCTCGTTAGCGGCCTTTCAGATTGTGTTTGGGATGATCGTCCTGGCGATCTACAGCCCCTACTTTATTATCCTAGCGGTCTCCTTGGTACTGATCCTGTACGTGATCTTTAAGGTGACCGGCCCCCGCGGCCTTGATACCAGCCTGATGGAGAGTAAGTACAAGTACCGCCTGGTACACTGGCTGGAGGAGATCTCCCGCAACAATCGGACCTTCAAACTGAATACGAGTAGCAAGTTTCACCTGGACCGCACCGACGACATCGTGGAGGGTTACCTTTCCAACCGGGAGAAGCACTTCCAGGTCATCATCAACCAGTACCGCGCCTTCATTGGTTTCAAAGTATTCATTGCCGCTGGTCTGCTCTTTCTGGGGGGGTGGCTGGTGTTCGCCCAGGAAATGAACATCGGGCAATTCGTAGCCGCGGAGATCATCATCATCCTGATCATCAACTCGGTGGAAAAAGTGATGCGCATCATCGATACGATCTACGACGTGTTGACGGCACTCGATAAGATTGGCTACGTGACCGACCTGGAGTTGGATAGCAACTCCGGCATGGCGACCGTCGATCAGGACAGCCCGATTGGCATCCGCGCCTCCGAAATTGAGTTCTCCTTCCCCGGCGACCGGCATAACGTGATCGACAATCTGTCCTTTAACATCGCGGCGGGAGAGAAAGTCATCCTCACGGGCAAGACCGGTAGCGGAAAGACCGTATTACTGCAAGTGCTGGCGGGTATCTACCAACTCAACGACGGGGAGATCTACCTCAACGGTATCCCCCTCACGACTTACAACCGGGAGGCGCTGAACCATAAACTCGGCGTCGCTTACCCCACCAACCAGATTTTTGAGGGCACCCTCCGGGAGAACATAACCCTCGGCCGGGAAATTAACGGTCAACGCCTTGCGGAAGTCACGGAACTACTAAGATTAAACGATTACCTCGTCCACCAGCCAAAGGGCCTGGACTCCTTCGTGGATAGCGGTGGCCGCCGTTTGCCCCGCTCCATCATTCAAAAGATCATGATTGCCCGCCTCATCATTGGCTCCCCCAAACTGCTGTTGATGGAGGATCCACTCATGTTCGTCAGCGACGACGAGAAAGACCGCATCATTGAATACATGATGTCACCCGATCGCCCGTGGACGGCCGTAGTCGTCTCCAACTACCACTACTGGGGCAAGCGCGCTACCACTACCCTTAACCTAGACCGATAG
- a CDS encoding HlyD family secretion protein, with amino-acid sequence MLNITENTISGWVDTDRLKSFQLVKAAHGHRWTMLAFSAIMFLALGCLFLPWTQNINTKGYVTTRSPDARPQGIQAVIDGRIEEWYVQEGDFVAAGDTIAYLTEIKNEYFDTALVDRTQEQVDAKRLGVQAYDNKVDALRAQYTALQQALTYKREQVRNKIIQARNKITIDSADLAANVANLEIAENQVVRIRELYEQGLKSLSDLQEKELKVQESRAKVTSQRNKLINQRNELSNAILEQSLTEREYAEKLAKVLSDQQTALSSRAEGLGETAKLENQLSNYSFRRQFYYIRAPQNGYLTKTVKQGLGEIIKAGSDIATIAPSNPELAIEMYVQPQDLPLVDIGEEARIRFDGWPAIVISGWPEASTGIFTGEVVVIDRFISDNGNYRILISPKPGERDWPEALRVGTGARAFLLLNDVPLWYELWRQLNGFPAKFYEEDAKDLPEELKKKAPLKSVK; translated from the coding sequence ATGCTGAACATCACCGAAAACACCATTTCCGGGTGGGTAGATACGGACCGACTTAAATCATTTCAACTGGTCAAGGCTGCCCATGGCCACCGTTGGACGATGCTGGCTTTCTCCGCCATCATGTTCCTGGCGCTGGGCTGCTTGTTCCTTCCCTGGACGCAGAATATTAACACGAAGGGCTACGTCACCACTCGTTCGCCGGATGCACGTCCGCAGGGTATTCAGGCCGTTATCGACGGGCGTATTGAGGAGTGGTACGTACAGGAGGGTGATTTCGTAGCCGCCGGCGACACCATCGCCTACCTGACGGAGATCAAAAATGAGTATTTCGATACGGCGTTGGTGGATCGTACCCAGGAACAGGTCGACGCCAAGCGCCTGGGCGTGCAGGCCTACGATAATAAGGTGGATGCGCTTCGCGCCCAGTACACCGCTCTCCAGCAAGCCCTGACCTACAAGCGTGAACAGGTCCGGAACAAAATCATACAGGCCCGCAACAAGATCACTATCGACAGTGCGGACCTGGCAGCCAACGTAGCCAATCTAGAGATTGCCGAGAATCAGGTAGTACGAATCCGTGAACTGTACGAGCAGGGGTTAAAGTCGCTCTCCGATCTACAGGAGAAAGAACTTAAAGTACAGGAATCCCGCGCCAAGGTCACCTCCCAACGTAACAAGTTGATCAACCAACGTAATGAGCTTTCTAACGCCATCCTCGAGCAATCCCTGACGGAGCGCGAGTACGCTGAAAAGCTGGCTAAGGTGCTTTCCGACCAGCAAACCGCGCTTTCCTCCCGCGCCGAAGGCCTCGGCGAAACGGCCAAGTTGGAGAACCAGCTCAGCAATTATTCCTTCCGCCGGCAATTCTACTACATCCGGGCTCCCCAAAATGGCTACCTGACTAAAACGGTAAAACAGGGCCTGGGAGAGATTATCAAAGCGGGCAGCGACATCGCTACCATTGCGCCCAGTAATCCCGAACTGGCCATCGAGATGTACGTGCAACCCCAGGACCTTCCCTTGGTCGACATTGGGGAAGAGGCACGCATTCGTTTCGACGGTTGGCCCGCTATCGTCATCAGCGGTTGGCCCGAGGCTTCCACGGGGATCTTTACCGGAGAAGTAGTCGTCATCGATCGCTTCATCAGCGACAATGGGAATTACCGTATTCTCATCAGCCCCAAACCGGGGGAACGGGACTGGCCGGAAGCCTTGCGGGTGGGTACCGGCGCCCGCGCGTTCTTGCTGCTGAACGACGTACCACTTTGGTACGAACTCTGGCGCCAACTGAATGGCTTCCCCGCCAAATTTTACGAGGAGGATGCTAAGGACCTTCCGGAAGAACTTAAGAAGAAAGCCCCGCTTAAATCGGTTAAATAA
- a CDS encoding TolC family protein produces the protein MLPKQFLWSVLFALCIVSDQAIAQTPVGAEANIFTLEEYLTNVQLYHPIAQQAGLLTEAARAELLFARGFLDPMLEADWSQKNFDDKLYYQNYRGKLKVPTVFGVDVVAGYEQTDGVFLNPENTTDKFGLWNVGLEADLLQGLIVNERRIALERARVIQDLNESERLVALNDLLYDAGMAYVDWQQYYNNGIVLDTNVVLAETYFESTRLSFINGEYTAMDTLEAFILLQDALTDRQKNENELIKARQSLENYLWFDGTPLELQPGIIPAPFPPGVPFFQLDRAVNLIANNPTIQYYLNKQEILEVEQRLKRVKARPKLKVKYNALLATGEESVRPTYSENDFKWGFDFSVPIFLRQARADVQLGQIKIRENGLTLQAKRNEMENKLQASIQQLDVLREQVAITEANIDRYALLLAGENTKFIYGESSVFLLNKRQEKFIEAQLKLIELKAKIRKELINYRFLSNSLTTPALSN, from the coding sequence ATGCTCCCCAAACAATTTCTCTGGAGTGTGCTCTTTGCTCTATGCATTGTCAGCGATCAGGCGATCGCCCAGACACCCGTGGGCGCGGAAGCGAATATCTTCACGCTGGAGGAATACCTGACCAACGTCCAACTCTACCACCCGATAGCCCAGCAGGCCGGCCTGCTGACGGAGGCCGCGCGGGCGGAGTTGCTTTTCGCCCGTGGTTTTCTCGACCCCATGCTCGAGGCGGATTGGTCACAAAAGAATTTCGACGATAAACTTTATTATCAGAATTACCGGGGCAAACTAAAAGTCCCGACGGTTTTTGGAGTAGACGTCGTAGCCGGTTACGAACAAACGGATGGCGTATTCCTAAACCCAGAAAATACGACGGATAAATTCGGGCTGTGGAACGTTGGCTTGGAGGCTGACCTCCTGCAGGGACTCATCGTAAACGAGCGCCGGATCGCGCTGGAGCGCGCCCGCGTCATTCAGGACCTCAACGAAAGCGAACGACTGGTTGCGCTAAACGATTTGCTTTACGATGCTGGGATGGCGTACGTGGACTGGCAGCAATACTATAATAATGGTATCGTTCTGGACACCAACGTCGTGCTCGCCGAGACCTATTTTGAAAGCACGCGCCTCAGCTTTATTAACGGCGAGTATACGGCGATGGATACGCTTGAGGCCTTTATTCTATTACAGGATGCACTGACGGACCGCCAGAAGAATGAGAACGAATTAATTAAGGCTCGGCAATCACTGGAAAATTACCTGTGGTTTGATGGGACACCACTGGAGTTGCAGCCCGGTATCATTCCGGCGCCCTTCCCCCCGGGCGTGCCGTTCTTCCAACTTGACCGGGCGGTTAATTTAATTGCGAATAACCCTACTATTCAATATTACCTGAATAAGCAGGAGATACTGGAGGTGGAGCAACGGCTAAAGCGCGTCAAGGCTCGGCCAAAATTAAAGGTGAAGTACAATGCTCTTCTCGCAACCGGGGAGGAATCGGTTCGGCCTACCTACAGCGAAAATGATTTTAAATGGGGCTTTGATTTTTCCGTACCCATTTTTCTTCGCCAGGCCCGGGCGGACGTGCAGTTGGGGCAAATCAAAATTCGGGAGAATGGCTTGACGCTCCAGGCCAAGCGTAACGAAATGGAGAATAAACTGCAGGCCAGCATTCAGCAACTGGATGTGCTGCGCGAACAGGTAGCCATCACCGAAGCGAATATTGATCGCTACGCGCTCTTGCTTGCAGGAGAGAATACCAAGTTTATTTACGGCGAGAGTTCCGTATTCCTCTTAAATAAACGCCAGGAGAAATTTATTGAGGCGCAATTAAAATTAATTGAGTTAAAGGCCAAGATCCGTAAGGAATTAATTAATTACCGTTTCTTGAGCAATAGCCTGACGACGCCTGCCCTCAGCAATTAA
- a CDS encoding thioesterase family protein: MRLSPEDFKITTEFPTHWGDMDSARHINNIIYLRWAETARVIYFKAMGMNIEFAGAGAGAILAWQDCKYIFPMVHPDVAVVGVRCTEVLEDRFTLQTAVFTKEHGRIAAITHQSIVPYDYAKLKKVPMPQEWKDSIAALDGL; the protein is encoded by the coding sequence ATGCGACTTAGCCCCGAAGATTTTAAAATCACCACCGAATTTCCCACGCACTGGGGGGATATGGATTCCGCGCGCCACATCAACAACATCATTTACTTGCGCTGGGCGGAAACCGCCAGGGTGATCTACTTCAAAGCGATGGGCATGAACATCGAGTTCGCGGGCGCTGGCGCGGGTGCCATACTGGCGTGGCAAGACTGTAAGTATATCTTTCCAATGGTTCACCCGGACGTAGCCGTGGTGGGCGTTCGTTGCACGGAGGTGTTGGAAGATAGGTTCACGTTGCAAACGGCCGTGTTCACTAAGGAGCATGGAAGGATTGCGGCAATCACCCACCAAAGTATCGTCCCCTACGATTACGCGAAACTTAAAAAAGTACCGATGCCCCAGGAGTGGAAAGACAGTATCGCGGCTCTGGACGGACTATAA